GTGGCGGTATCGGGAGGATTCCGCAAAGAGCTTATGGATAATGCAATAGGCTTTACCGGAGATTTGACCGTCATTCCTCCAGGAATAGAGAGCAGCTCTGCAAACAGCGCAGAACTTTACTCTATTTTGCCAATGCCTTGCATGAAAAAAGTAGCAGCCCTTCCTTTTATAAAATGTGTTCAGGGGACAACTTATCGTCCAGGTCTTATTAAAACCGATGACCAAATCCAGGGGGTAGTTTTAAAGGGAACTGATTCATCTTATGATTGGAGCTTTTTCAAAAGTTCTTTGATTAAAGGAACTCTTCCAAATAAAGACAGCAATGAAGTGATGATTTCCAAGCGGTTGGCAGATATGCTTTTGCTTAAGGCGGGGGATAAAATGACAATGTATTTTATCGGAGATGCTATTCAGGTGAGGCGTTTTAAAATCTCCGGAATTTATTCTGCGCAGCTGGAAGATTTTGATAAGCTTTATGTTCTTACAGATTCCAAGCTGGTAAGAGAACTCAACGGATGGACAAAAGGGGAGGTTAGTTCTTATGAAATCTTGTTTAAAAATCATGATGAAAAATTGCTGCAGCAGAGAAAAGATATTGTTATCAAAACTATCTATGACAATTTAAAAAACGGAGACAATGCGGTTTCCGTTACAAGCGTAAAAGATAATATGTTCACTCTGTTTGACTGGCTGCATCTGCTTGATTTAAATGTGCTTATAATACTTGTTCTGATGATTGCGGTTGCGGGGTTCAATATGGTTTCCGGCATTTTGATAATCTTGTTTGAGAATATTTCCCACATCGGATTGTTTAAAGCAATGGGAATGAAGGATAGAAACATTGCAAGAATTTTCCTTGCAAAAACTTCTATGATTGTTCTTAAAGGCTTGATATGGGGCACTTTAATAGGTGCGGGACTTTGCTGGGCCCAGTGGAAATATAAATTTATCTCTCTTAATCCCGATAATTATTTTGTGAAGTTTGTCCCTATACATCTAACAGTCAGTACAGTACTTATTACTGACGCTATCTGCTTTGCCGCAATAATGTTAATCCTTCTTATTCCTTGCAGATTTATTTCAAAGGTTTCTCCGGCCAGGACATTGACTGTAAAATAATCTAACGGAGTTTACTATGACTGTATATCAATTACTCTACAACTGTACGCTTGTAGTAATCATACTGTTGCATGACTATGTTCACGTGCCTGACCATGGTGCGGCCGCTGAATGAGCCCACCGTTATTCCGTCATCGGTGCTGTAGCCGCCGCGCATAAGAGGAAGAATTTCAGATATGTCAGACCATTTGCGCGGGTCTTTCCCTTCGCTTTTTGCGACGGTCATACATTGTGACATGCGCCCGTCTCCGGCATTATATGCTGCAAGTGTAATTTGCACCAAATCAGCCCCTTTAATCCCCTTTGCAGCATAAATCCCTGCAAGCCTGCCAAGCACTCTCGTCCCGGCCTTTATGTTCATCTCGGGATTATAAACATTGTGCACGCCGTGCTTTCTTGCAGTGCTCTCTTTTACCTGCATAAGTCCAACTGCACCTCCGGATGAAATTACATGCGGATTAAATTTTGATTCCTGATAAATTAATGCTGATACCAATCTCCAGTCCCATCCAATCTCCTTGCTGTATTTCTTAATCATATCATCATAAGGAGAAATCTGGTATCTGGTCATAGGGGCCATCATGTTCCCGTAGCTCCTGCGCCTTAACTTAAAGATAGAAGGCTTCTTATGAAATTTATCATACATTCTTCTGTATTCGTACGTCTGCTTAAAGCGTGCAAACCAGAAGTTTACGGCATTAATAATTTTTTCATTATCATATCTTGCGGCGCAAACTACTTCAAAATCATCTCTGTCAGTATTATTAACGGGCAAACTTGTAATAAAATCATCCCCGTATACATCAGGGATAGAATCCTCATCATTGTAAATCACAACATCCGTGGTACCGTCGCTGAGACTCATCCACAATGAATCAGAGTTTACGCTAACGCTCATATTTACAGTACACTTCTGCTGGCGATTAAAATATTTAACCATCTCATAAGCATATCTTATGGATGGTTTTCCTGTATTTATCTTACTGTCTATTACAATGGTACAATTGAGAGTGTCTCCCGCAAGAATATTAGGGGACGCCGCCTGCTCAGGATTTTTAATGAGCTTCCACTTAGGCAAAAAAACTATCAGGAGAACAATAAGAAAAGCTACGCCAATGCGTACCAGATTTTTACGTCTGACGCTGAGCTTTTCAAATCTTCTGATAAGCTCATTTTGCGTGTATATTTTTTTTATCTGCCTCACGACAGTTCCATTATATGTCTCACGACATTTTTAACTCTCCGCCATTGCGCAGGCGGAATTTATCTTATATAGAATGGCCAGAACAGTCCGAATTTAAGGGCATGCTGTGGTCTCAAATATCTGTAAGCAGAGAAGTAATCGCTTTTCGGCCAGCCCATTGCAGCATTTTCATATTTGACAAAAATGCAAGCTCTCTTCCACTGAAGATTTAAAAAGGCATCTATGTACGGACACTGTCCCGTTTTGTAATTTTTCTGGTTAAAGAACATTCCAAGAGCAGGAGAGTAGGCCTGTGCGTAATACTTTGAATAGTAAGTTATATTAGCTCCAATCTGCACATTAAGTACATTTTTAACTGCGTAGAATTGAGCGTAATATCTTAAGTTTAATGCCAGCTTAGGCAGCGGCAAAACGTCATCATCTGATGAAATCTGGAACAAAACTTTATTGTCAAAATGGAATAATCCAAGCTTGAAATTCTTTGAGATGTAACCATTTATGACACTCATCGCGGAATTGTTCTGCTGCGGAATTCCAAGCGTGTCCAGATAAATATTTTTATTCAGAAGCGCGTATCCGAATGATGCCTCCATGTTCCAGTGAGGAATCTGCAGCACCGCTTCTATTTTAGTTTCCGATATTTTTCCAAAGTCATTATCCCACTGATAGTGATTGGAATAGTAGTGGTCATAATAATAACTTGGAGTCTTTAAAGAACTGTGAAATTTTGCAATAAAATGGATGCCGTCTTTAATTTTCCAAGAGGAAAATTTCATCATGGCGTCAACGGTGTAATTGCCTTTGTAATAGCCTGCAAAGTCAATCTTGCCAAGTGCGTTCCATAAGAAATATTTCCTGAATTTTCCCTCCGCTCCAAAGTATGCGTAAAGGTCATTTTCATTTTTATCCTTGTGACCTGTAAGGAAATAATCTTGCTGGAAACCGTACAGCTTAAGCATCTGATGTCCAATGCCTCCGTTTAAATTAGAGACTATTGCATCTTTGCTCCATGGCTGCATTTTTATGAAGAAACGGTTCTCCAGTTTTCTTACCCTTACTGAATCAAATGTTGCGGTAGGGTTGATGTAAAATTTGTTGTTGTACAGGGAGCGTCCCGTAGAATCCGTGGTTGCAATTGCGTCTGTATAACTCCTTGAATATGTGGAGAATTCTCCGTAGTGTCCAAAGTAGGTGATTGTACCTTCTCCCGCTTTTAGCGTGTCTATCTTATGACCAAGTGAATCCTTTCTTGCAAAAAGATTTATTGGCAATCCGTATGTGTGAGTAATGAAAAATGTATTTCTTCTCAAAACAGATGACGCGTCAGACAAGTAAACCGGAATTGTCTTTGCATCAACTGTGGTATCAGTTACCATTGAGATATCGGAGACTCCTCCGTTCTCATTTCTTTTTAATCTGCTGAAAATATATCCGCCCTGTGCCACATATCTTTTGCCTAGATAATTACCTGTAAGAGTGAATGTTCTAAAGTCAGTCTTTTCATTTGTCAGGATTCCGTTTGTTCCAAATCTTTGGTACATGACCTGGAAATTGAATGACGGTGTGAAGTTCTGCGTGTGCAGGAATTTAACGTTGTCTTCCTCTTTCTCTTTTGTTGCAAACTGAGTTCCCCAATATGCCAGTTCCGTATATGGCGTCTTAACATTGTAAAACGGCATTGTCTCAGGCGTATAGGTGTACGGCAGCTGAACGTCAAAGAACGGGAATACATCCACATGCTCTCTCTTAAAATAATTGAACGGCAGCGCCGCGCTTCCGGAAGTTCCTAAGTACTGGGCGTTTACATCATTTTTGTAAAACGGCAAATCAAAGAAATGATAATTAAAAGATGTGTCCAGCTTCATCAGCTCCTGGCTGTTTACGTAAGTGTTGTGCTTCCACATGAACAGCCTTGTATTAATTACACTGTCGGGAAAAACATAAGTATTTAAAACACGCGGAGTTGCGCCCAGCACGCTGTCTTTGTATGCGCGTACGCTGTCTCTGTGCATCTGCCTTTTTTCCTTTGGAGTATAGATGATTATGGAGGCTATGGAATCTGCTTTATAAATGGAGTCTATTGAGAATAACACTCTCTTTTCCAGCCCCATGCGGCGCAATGAATCCATGCTCAAGTTTAGTCCTGCAAGGGAATCCACCATCTCCTGATAATGAGTTCTTACAGAGTCCGCCGCTTTTTTTATGGTATCTTTTTGTGTCCCGACAGATATTTTTCCGCCGCCCCACGGGCGCAGCTCGTCCGGTCTGCTCCAGCTCTGAAGTGCTGCAAATGCAAGAACTGCAAATGCTGCAAGAATAAAACCGCGGCACTTCTTTAATCTGTCGCGATTACCAGAACAATATTTTTCCGTTGCGCCTCTACGCATGAATCATTATAACTTTCTTATCTTTAAGCTCTTTGAGAGTTTCCAAATGCGCCTTTTTTGTAACCCATGCAAGCGCATTCTCCAAGAGTTCAACTGCATAACCATTTTTCTGCAAATCCAGAACGGTTGCTTTTACGCAAAATTCCGTAGCAATGCCGCTCACAGCAACAAAAATTGTTCCATTGCATCCCGCCTCTTTTGCCGCCTGTTTGATAGCCTTTCCAAGAGATGTTCCGTCTGAAGAAATTGCCTCATAACCAGAGTATTGTTCCTTCTTTGGATTGCAGCCTTTGTAAAATTTATTTTTTAAGGACGGCCTGTTTTCTTTGGCTTCAACATCCTCCGCAAATGCTTTATGCACAGCACCTCCGTGAGTATTGCGCACACAATGAGGAGGCCATATTCCGCCGTTGCGCTTAAATGAACAGTGGCTTGCGGGATGATGGTCGCACACATAGAATACTTTCTGCTCCGGATGATTGTTTATGTATGCAACTGCCTTATGGACAGCATTTTCTCCGTTTCCGCATGCAAGAGACCCGTCTATAAAATCATAGAGCATATCTACAATGATGTGAACGCAAATATTCTTCTCCATACTGCTGTTGTATAATAGGGGTTAAACTTCCTGTGATTTAAAATCGTTAATCTCTTTTATCAAGTGGTTTACCAATCCCATCTTCAAATCATAAAGTTCATTTGAGATGTCAACCTTGTAAAAATGAGGGTTAATCAGACGGCGCTCAGTTGGGTTAAAGCTGGAAAGGTTTGAGAGATAATAGGCTCTTTTTTCAGAGACCGGAATATCTTCATAGCAAATCTTGCCGTTTTTAATCATCTGTGTCTGAAGCATCTTGGAGGTATAACTTCCTTTTGCAAACTTCTTCTGCTGCGTCTCATCAAACTCAGCCTGGATTGGAATTTCCTCTCCAGCCTCTATAAGTTTGGTGGTATTGTCTCCTCTCAGACATGTGATGTCTGCTTTAAACAATCCGCGCTGCATAATTCTATAGGTAACCTGGAATCCCGGGTTAATCAGTTTGACCTTGTCTTCCGATCTTTTTAGAACAGGCTGATTGTCAACCTGTACAAGCTTGTAAACATTTCCAAAGCAAGGATTGTGCTTGCTGGTCGCAATTGCATCTCCAACTCCGTAAGAGTCTATGCATGCGCCCTGCTGCTCCAGCTCCGCAATTAAATATTCATCCAATGCGTTGGTAGCAAATATTTTACATTTCTTAAATCCCGCCTTGTCCAGGACGTCTCTGCACTTGCGGCTCAGATAGGCCAAGTCTCCGCTGTCCAGGCGGATGCCGTAACCGTGTGGGAATGAATCATCTATTCCGCAATCTTTATATGCGCGGATGGCATTCTTAAGACCGCAGTTGATAGTGTCATAGGTGTCTATAAGAAGAATCAAAGGCTCATTCATGTGGGTCTTGATGTATGATGTAAACGCTTTATATTCACCCGCTATGGTGCAGCCGAACGAGGTTACAAAACTGTGGGCCATTGTGCCTGATGCCGGCGTATCAAAAATCTCTGATGTAAGCACGTTGGAAGAGTTTGCACAGCCTCCAATATATGCCGCCTTTGCTCCATAAGTTGCCGCCCACGGACCGTGCGCCCTGCGGCTGCCAAACTCGCTGACCGGTTTTGTAGTGCTTCTGCATACGCGGCTTGCTTTTGTGGCAATTGCCATCTGGTGGTTCATAATGCAAAGAAGCGGCGTTTCAAGCACCTGTGCCTCAATTATAGGGGCCTGCACCGTAATAATCGGCTCCCTTGGAAATGCAATCTCCCCCTCTTTCATGGCATAAACGTTCCCCGTAAACTTCATATTTGCAGCAAATTCCCTAAATTCTTTATAATCAGGACCGGGAAGGAATTTCTCAAAGAACTCCGGAGTCTTGCTCCCAAGGCTCTCAATCATCTCCATAGCCTCTTTTGTCCCTGACACTACCGCCCAGTTGTTATTATCGGGAGCTTTGCGGAAGAAAATATTAAAGTAGGCCATCTTATCCTGCATGCCGCAATCCAGGAAGGATTTGCCCATTGTGTACTGATACTTGTCTGAACAATAACAGATGTCCTCCATTATTGCGTTGCTATTTTTTTTGTTTTGGTTCATTTCAAAAATGTTAATTCTCCCCAAAGGTACAATTTATTCAGATTGAAAAGGTATTTTTCTGTTTTTATGGCTTTTTCATTAAATTTGCCAAATACGTAAAAGTACATTAAACCTACAATTATCATTTATGAAACAGTTAGAAGATTTATTTGAACAATATACTCATAAACAGGCTGTTGAGGATGTGGAGCTTCCCTCTTCCGGGAGCAACAGACGCTATTTCCGGCTAAGTTCCGGGACTACAACTGCGATTGGCGCAAAGGGAACCTCAGTGGAGGAAAATATAGCCTTTATGGAGCTTGCAAAGCACTTCAAGAAGGCAGGGCTTAATGTTCCGGAGCTGTACTGCGCCTCAAAAGACAATGTTTACTATTTGCAGGAGGACCTTGGGGATGAGACCCTGTTTAATGCAATTTCTGAAGGTCGCGACAGAGGTCATTATAATGGCAAGGAGACAGAGCTGATAAAGAAGACTATAGCGCTTTTGCCAAAGTTTCAATTTGAGGGGGGCAAGGGTTTGAACTGGAATGTCTGCTATCCGCAGCCCGCTTTTGATGAGCGCAACGTTTGGTTTGACCTCAACTATTTCAAATACAGTTTTCTCAAGACTACCGGCATGGATTTTAGCGAGATTAAACTCTATGACGATATGCAGAAAATGTCAGATGACCTTACGAAAGTCGGGGGCGGCTTTGACACTTTCATGTATAGGGATTTCCAGGCCAGAAATATAATGCTTAAGGACGGAGAGCCGTATTTTATAGATTTCCAGGGAGGAAGAAAGGGACCGTTCTATTATGACCTTGCTTCATTTGTATGGCAGGCCAGAGCCAATTATTCAGATGAACTTAAAGAGGAGTTGATTGAGGAGTACAGAGAGGGGCTTAAACAATATGCGGACATTCCTAAAGATGAGTTTGACAAGAACTTGAGGCTTTTTGTATTGTTCCGCACTTTACAAGTACTTGGAGCTTACGGCTTCAGAGGATATTTTGAGAAGAAGCCTCATTTTTTGCAGAGCGTGCCTTTTGCTATAGATAACCTTAGAAAGCTGATAGTTAAACCTTTCTATGAATATCCGTATATGCAGGAAATTTTGGAGAAGCTTACAAAGATGAGGCAGCTGCAGGATTTGAGAAGAGATACAAGACTTGTTGTCCATATATTCAGCTTTGCATATAAAAAGGGTATTCCGCAGGATGACAGCGGCAACGGAGGAGGCTATGTGTTTGATTGCAGGGCGGTTGAGAACCCCGGAAAGTATGAGCATTTTAGACAATTTAACGGATTGGATAAAGAGGTTGAGAAGTTTCTGGAGGATGAGGGGAGCGTTACAAAGTTTCTGGGCAATGTGTATGACCTTGTAGATTCTCACGTTAAGAAGTTTATGGAGAGGAAGTTTACCCACATGATGGTTAGCTTTGGATGCACTGGCGGCCAGCACAGGTCTGTATATTGTGCGCAGCATCTTGCAATGCATATCTCTAAAAAGTTCAATGTCAAGGTTATAGTTACGCACAGAGAAATTGATGTTGAACAGGAATTGTAAATGTTAAACGTTTAGAAAATCTGTCGGGAGCTTAAAAAATAGCAATGAAGGTACTGATATTTGCAGCGGGACTGGGAACAAGGCTGAGGCCGCTTACTGATACTAAGCCAAAGGCTTTGATTGAGGTTGGAGGGAAACCGCTTCTGGAATGGCTGATTCTTAAGCTGAAAGGGGAAGGGTTTGATGATATTGTGATTAACGTCCATTATCTGGGAGAGCAAATTGTAGATTTTGTAAAGGAGAAGAAAAACTTCGGGGTAAAAATTGAGTTTTCTGATGAGTCTGACTTGCTGAGAGATACGGGCGGAGGAATAAAACATGCGGAGAGGCTTCTGAATGACGGGGAGCCTTTTCTTGTTCATAATGTGGACATTGTTTCCAACTTGAACCTGAGGAGTTTGTATGATGACTGCGCTGCCGGAATGGACGGGGAGGATTGCTGCCATTGCGGATGTGATGCCGGGGCGGTGCATGAAATTTTAGCCTCCCTGATAGTCAGCAAAAGAGATAGTGACAGAAGGCTTCTTTTTGACAGCGGAAATAATCTTGAGGCTTGGGAAAATCTTAAGACTGGAGAGGTGAAATCTCCTTTTCCCGAACTTGCGGCGGAGAAGGCCGGTTCTTTGAGAACCAGAGAGTTAAAGCCTTATGCCTTTGCCGGAATACATGTTATATCTCCTAAAATTTTTGAACTTATGAAGAGCTTGCCGGAGAAGTTCCCGATAGTTGATTTCTATCTTTCTCAGGCGGATAAGTATAGAATTAAGGGGGAGTACAAAGAGGATTTGCAGCTGGTGGATGTTGGAAGGGTTGAGCATATTGAGGCGGCAGCCGAATTGCTGCGGCTAACGCAGGGTAATTAACTATGATTAATGAGCTAAAGCTGCTTAAAAGATATTGATGTGATGAAAAAGATACCGAGTTTTACAATTAACCATCTTAAACTTTTGCGCGGCATTTATGTTTCCCGCAAGGACAAAGTTGGCAATGAGATTGTTACAACGTTTGATGTAAGAATGACGGAGCCAAACAGAATGCCTGCAATGGGAATGGGGGCGATGCATACGATAGAACATCTTGCCGCAACTTATATCCGCAATGACAAAGAGTGGAAGGATAAAATTCTGTATTGGGGACCAATGGGCTGCTGTACGGGATTTTACTTTTTAGCCAAGGGAGACTGGGAGTCTGCCGACATTGTGGATTTGATGAAGCGGACGTTTAAGTTTGTAGGAGATTTTAAGGGAGAGGTGCCCGGCGCCGCTCCAAGAGATTGCGGCAATTATTTGCTGCATGATTTACCAATGGCAAAATTTGAAGCTAAGAGATATCTCTCTGAAGTTCTTAATGTTATAGAGAAGAAGAATCTTGTTTATCCTAAATAATAAAATGAATATTTTAACAGACACAGTCACTCTAAAGCAGGTGGAAGATATTGTCTTCCGCAAAGGTCAGATTCAAGTAGCGCCACTGACAGTTAAGAAGATAGAAGCTTGCTACGAATTCCTTAAAAAGTTTGAGAAAAATAAAATCATCTACGGCATCAATACCGGATTTGGTCCGATGGCCCAGTGGAGGATAGATGACAGCCAGCTTAAGCAGCTGCAGTACAATATTATACGCAGCCACTCAACAGGTGCCGGGAAACCGCTTGACCCTCTTTATGTTAGAGCCGCTTTGCTTGCAAGGCTTGGAACTTTTTTGCAGGCGCGTTCCGGCGTGCATAAAGATTTGGTGAAGCTGATTGTGGATTTTATTAATCTGGACATTTGTCCTATGATTCCGGAGCACGGAAGCGTTGGAGCAAGCGGGGATTTGGTTCAGCTTGCGCATATTGCGCTCTGCCTGATAGGAGAGGGTGAAGTTTTCTACAAAGGGAAAATGCAGCCTACTGCAAATGTCTTAAAGGAGAATAAATTAAAGCCGTTTGAGGTTCATATAAGAGAGGGGCTTTCCGTTACCAACGGAACATCCATGATGACCGGAATAGGACTTGTAAACTTGCTCCGCGCAAAGAAACTTCTAAGCTGGGGCATTCTTACATCAGTGATGGTCAATGAGATAACAAGCTCTTATGATGATTTTATGTCTGATGCTCTGAACAGAACAAAGAGACATGACGGGCAGATTCAAGTTGCCGCTCAGATGAGAAAAATTGCACAGGGGAGCAAGTGTCTTCAGAAGAGAGAGACTGAGTTATTCCATGCGCATACGGAAGAAATCTTCCAGAAAAAAGTTCAGTCATATTACTCTTTGCGCTGCGTGCCTCAAGTGCTGGGACCTGTATATGAGGAGGTTGAGAATGCGGAACGCGTGCTGATGGAGGAGCTTAATTCTGCCTGCGATAATCCTATCGTTGATCCAAAAACAAAGAATGTTTATCACGGCGGAAACTTCCATGGTGATTACATCTCCTATGAAATGGATAAGTTGAAGATTGCAATGACCAAGCAGATAATGCTTTGCGAGAGGCAGATGAATTATTTGTTTCACGATAGAATCAACGGAATCCTTCCTCCGTTTGTAAATCTTGGAAAGCTGGGATTGAATTACGGATTGCAGGCTTCTCAGTTTACTGCTACTTCCACAACTGCGGAGTGTCAGACTTTATCAATGCCTATGTGTGTTCACAGTATTCCTAACAATAATGATAATCAGGATGTTGTAAGCATGGGAACAAATTCTGCTGAAATTGCCGCGCGCGTAATTGAGAATGGATATCAGGTTATGGCAATTCATGTTATGGCAATTATTCAGGCGATAGATTATCTTAAAATTCAGAGGAAACTTGCGCCAAAAACTTTGGCTATTTATAAAGAGGCAAGAAAAATATGTCCCGTATTTATAGAAGATACTCCTAAGTACGATGATATAAATAACATTGAGAACTATTTGAAAAATAAACAATTATAGGCCATGCTTGATGAATTTTGCCGTTAATGCAGCGGCAAAATAATGCTTGGCTGAGATGGAGGATTAGATATGAAATACGCATTGGTTACCGGCGGTTCCCGCGGAATAGGCAGCGCAGTTTGCAAGGCTCTTGCTAAAGATGGTTATCCTGTGATAATTAATTACGTGAGCAGAGAAGACGCGGCGCTGGAGACAAAAAAGGCAATTGAAGAGGCGGGTGGAAAAGCTGAGCTGCTGCAGTTTAACGTTGCTGATTTGAAGAGCGTAGATGCTGCCATAACTGCCTGGTCATCAGCTCATCCTGAAGATTATATTGCCGTGCTTGTGAACAATGCGGGGATTAGAAAAGATACCCTTATGATGTGGATGGAGGATGAAGATTGGAGCAGCGTTATCAATACTCATCTTAACGGATTTTTCTATGTTACCAGAAAAGTCCAGGGAGATATGCTTAAGAAAAAGTGGGGAAGAATCATAAGCGTTGCATCTCTGTCGGGAATAAAAGGGATGCCCGGACAGACAAATTATTCCGCTGCAAAGGGAGGCATCATAGCGGCCACAAAGGCTCTGGCCCTGGAGGTTGCAAAGAGGGGAGTTACGGTAAATGCTGTTGCTCCGGGTTTTGTGGAGACTGACATGACCAAGGAGCTGGATGAGGAGACCCTTAAGAAAACTATTCCTGCGGGACGTTTTGGAAAGGCGGAGGAAGTGGCTGATTTAGTGGCGTTTCTGGTATCGGATAAGGCTGCGTATATAACCGGACAAGTGATTGAAATTAACGGAGGTCTTAATACGTAATTTACTTTAACGGCAGAGAGAATTAATGGCGTAAAAATTAATGGAAGAGAAAATTAAATGGTCTGGGAAAACGGAGGGCGGAGACAAGCGTCAAAACCAGCTGGAGCGCATGCTAAAACATGTACCCCTGCGGGCCGTTTATTGCGTGCTGCCGTTTTTCATCCTCTACTATTTGATTTTCAAGCGCAAACGTGCTAATGCCATTTATGATTATTTGCGTCACCGACAGAAGCTAAGCTGGTGGAAATCTGAAATTGGTACATACCGCAATCATATAATTTTTGGAAAAAATTTGCTTGACAGATTTTATGTTTTCAGCGGCGGAGCGGAAAAGTTTAAGGTCAATATGCATGGCGGCGAGTATTTTTACGGCTATGCGGAAGGGCCTGATCCTGTGATAATTGTAAGCGCGCATATTGGCAACTATGAAATCTCCGCGTATGTGTGCGGAAGAATTAAGAAACCGCTGAAGGTTGTGGCTTATGCAAATGAGACTGCTCAAATGCAAAAGTTCCGTTCAGAAGCAATGGCAAAAAATAATATCTCCATGATTCCCGTAATGGAGGATATGTCTCATATCTTTCACATTACGGATGAACTGGAGGCACACAACATGATAACGCTCCCCGCGGATAGAGTTTTTACGGGCCGGAGGATTCATGAGTATAATATTCTTGGAGCTCCCGCTCAATTCCCAATAGGTGCATACTATCTTGCCGACCGCTATAAAGCAAAGGTTGTGAGTATGTTTGTAATGCGCGGCAAAGGATTGTCTTATGATATTTATGTAGAACCGCTTACAATTGATGATTCAATAAAAGGAAAAGACGCAAGAGCCATTGCCTACGGAGACGCGTATGTTAAAAAGCTGGAGGCCATGATAAAACAGTATCCTTTGCAATGGTTTAATTTTTATGATTTTTGGGATATTGAGGAGAGCAGCAAAGAAAAATAAATTGCAGGCAAATAAAAGATTAAAAAGATATGGAAAAAATTAAGAAAACATTAGAGGAACTGGCGGAGGTAAAAGTAACTGAACTCCTTCCGCAACGTCCTCCTTTTATCATGATTGACAAGCTAATAGAGTATGATGAGAATGAAGATACGACGACTACTCTATATCATATAGTGTCTGATAATCCTTTTGTCAAGGAGGGAGTTTTTCAGCCTGCCGGCATAGTTGAGAATATGGCTCAGACTTGCGCCGCCAGAATAGGATATTATGATGTGTTGCGCAATCTGCCTGTTAGTGTGGGACTTATTGGCGGCGTTAAAAATCTTAATGTTTATCAGCTGCCAAAGGCGGGGGACGAT
The window above is part of the Bacteroidales bacterium genome. Proteins encoded here:
- a CDS encoding putative porin, which codes for MRRGATEKYCSGNRDRLKKCRGFILAAFAVLAFAALQSWSRPDELRPWGGGKISVGTQKDTIKKAADSVRTHYQEMVDSLAGLNLSMDSLRRMGLEKRVLFSIDSIYKADSIASIIIYTPKEKRQMHRDSVRAYKDSVLGATPRVLNTYVFPDSVINTRLFMWKHNTYVNSQELMKLDTSFNYHFFDLPFYKNDVNAQYLGTSGSAALPFNYFKREHVDVFPFFDVQLPYTYTPETMPFYNVKTPYTELAYWGTQFATKEKEEDNVKFLHTQNFTPSFNFQVMYQRFGTNGILTNEKTDFRTFTLTGNYLGKRYVAQGGYIFSRLKRNENGGVSDISMVTDTTVDAKTIPVYLSDASSVLRRNTFFITHTYGLPINLFARKDSLGHKIDTLKAGEGTITYFGHYGEFSTYSRSYTDAIATTDSTGRSLYNNKFYINPTATFDSVRVRKLENRFFIKMQPWSKDAIVSNLNGGIGHQMLKLYGFQQDYFLTGHKDKNENDLYAYFGAEGKFRKYFLWNALGKIDFAGYYKGNYTVDAMMKFSSWKIKDGIHFIAKFHSSLKTPSYYYDHYYSNHYQWDNDFGKISETKIEAVLQIPHWNMEASFGYALLNKNIYLDTLGIPQQNNSAMSVINGYISKNFKLGLFHFDNKVLFQISSDDDVLPLPKLALNLRYYAQFYAVKNVLNVQIGANITYYSKYYAQAYSPALGMFFNQKNYKTGQCPYIDAFLNLQWKRACIFVKYENAAMGWPKSDYFSAYRYLRPQHALKFGLFWPFYIR
- a CDS encoding FtsX-like permease family protein; protein product: MGLSWFIAKRLGKKESKSGGKRLSGISNIIAIVSVAVSIITIIVSVAVSGGFRKELMDNAIGFTGDLTVIPPGIESSSANSAELYSILPMPCMKKVAALPFIKCVQGTTYRPGLIKTDDQIQGVVLKGTDSSYDWSFFKSSLIKGTLPNKDSNEVMISKRLADMLLLKAGDKMTMYFIGDAIQVRRFKISGIYSAQLEDFDKLYVLTDSKLVRELNGWTKGEVSSYEILFKNHDEKLLQQRKDIVIKTIYDNLKNGDNAVSVTSVKDNMFTLFDWLHLLDLNVLIILVLMIAVAGFNMVSGILIILFENISHIGLFKAMGMKDRNIARIFLAKTSMIVLKGLIWGTLIGAGLCWAQWKYKFISLNPDNYFVKFVPIHLTVSTVLITDAICFAAIMLILLIPCRFISKVSPARTLTVK
- a CDS encoding nicotinate phosphoribosyltransferase, with amino-acid sequence MNQNKKNSNAIMEDICYCSDKYQYTMGKSFLDCGMQDKMAYFNIFFRKAPDNNNWAVVSGTKEAMEMIESLGSKTPEFFEKFLPGPDYKEFREFAANMKFTGNVYAMKEGEIAFPREPIITVQAPIIEAQVLETPLLCIMNHQMAIATKASRVCRSTTKPVSEFGSRRAHGPWAATYGAKAAYIGGCANSSNVLTSEIFDTPASGTMAHSFVTSFGCTIAGEYKAFTSYIKTHMNEPLILLIDTYDTINCGLKNAIRAYKDCGIDDSFPHGYGIRLDSGDLAYLSRKCRDVLDKAGFKKCKIFATNALDEYLIAELEQQGACIDSYGVGDAIATSKHNPCFGNVYKLVQVDNQPVLKRSEDKVKLINPGFQVTYRIMQRGLFKADITCLRGDNTTKLIEAGEEIPIQAEFDETQQKKFAKGSYTSKMLQTQMIKNGKICYEDIPVSEKRAYYLSNLSSFNPTERRLINPHFYKVDISNELYDLKMGLVNHLIKEINDFKSQEV
- a CDS encoding isochorismatase family protein, translating into MEKNICVHIIVDMLYDFIDGSLACGNGENAVHKAVAYINNHPEQKVFYVCDHHPASHCSFKRNGGIWPPHCVRNTHGGAVHKAFAEDVEAKENRPSLKNKFYKGCNPKKEQYSGYEAISSDGTSLGKAIKQAAKEAGCNGTIFVAVSGIATEFCVKATVLDLQKNGYAVELLENALAWVTKKAHLETLKELKDKKVIMIHA
- a CDS encoding transglycosylase SLT domain-containing protein, giving the protein MRQIKKIYTQNELIRRFEKLSVRRKNLVRIGVAFLIVLLIVFLPKWKLIKNPEQAASPNILAGDTLNCTIVIDSKINTGKPSIRYAYEMVKYFNRQQKCTVNMSVSVNSDSLWMSLSDGTTDVVIYNDEDSIPDVYGDDFITSLPVNNTDRDDFEVVCAARYDNEKIINAVNFWFARFKQTYEYRRMYDKFHKKPSIFKLRRRSYGNMMAPMTRYQISPYDDMIKKYSKEIGWDWRLVSALIYQESKFNPHVISSGGAVGLMQVKESTARKHGVHNVYNPEMNIKAGTRVLGRLAGIYAAKGIKGADLVQITLAAYNAGDGRMSQCMTVAKSEGKDPRKWSDISEILPLMRGGYSTDDGITVGSFSGRTMVRHVNIVMQQYDYYKRTVVE